The window GTCGACGCCCGCGAACGAGGGGTCGGCCTTGAGGCGGCGCACGATGTCGATGACCCCGGCCGACTGGCCGTTGGCGGTGTCGACGACCAGCACGTCCACACCCTTGTCGCGCAGCGCCTCGGCGCGCTGCCACGCGTCGCCGAAGAACCCGATGGCGGCGCCGACCCGGAGGCGACCCTGCTCGTCCTTGGTGGCGAGGGGGTACTTCTCGCTCTTGTCGAAGTCCTTGATGGTGATGAGGCCGGCGAGCGTGCCGTCGTCATCGATGAGCGGCAGCTTCTCCACCCGGTGCTTGGCGAAGAGCGCGATGACCTCGTTCGCCCCGATGCCGACCCGCCCGGTGACGAGACCCTCGGTGGTCATCACGTCCTTCACCAGGGTCGTCTGGCGCTCGAAACCCGACACGAAGCGCATGTCGCGGTTGGTGACGATGCCGACCAGGTGCCCCTCGGTGTCGATGACCGGCAGGCCCGAGATGCGGTACTTCGCGCACAGCGCGTCGACCTCTTCGATCGTGGTGTCGGGGGTGGTGGTGATGGGGTCGGAGATCATCCCCGACTCGCTCCGCTTCACCCGGTCCACCATGGCCGCCTGCTCCTCGATGGAGAGATTGCGATGGATGATGCCGATCCCGCCCTCGCGCGCGATGGCGATCGCCATGCGGGCCTCGGTGACGGTGTCCATCGCGCTCGAGAGGAGCGGGGTCGCGACCGTGATCCGCCGCGTCACGCGTGAGGAGGTGTCCGCCTCGCTCGGGATGACATCGGTGTGGCCGGGAAGCAGCAGCACGTCGTCATACGTGAGACCGACGAAGCCGAAGGGATCGTTTTCCATGGGGGCTCCTGCGCGAGAGGGGGTGTGCTGATTCTAAACGCGAGAGGCCGTGGCCTATTCCGACCGATCGGT of the Microbacterium invictum genome contains:
- the guaB gene encoding IMP dehydrogenase, whose protein sequence is MENDPFGFVGLTYDDVLLLPGHTDVIPSEADTSSRVTRRITVATPLLSSAMDTVTEARMAIAIAREGGIGIIHRNLSIEEQAAMVDRVKRSESGMISDPITTTPDTTIEEVDALCAKYRISGLPVIDTEGHLVGIVTNRDMRFVSGFERQTTLVKDVMTTEGLVTGRVGIGANEVIALFAKHRVEKLPLIDDDGTLAGLITIKDFDKSEKYPLATKDEQGRLRVGAAIGFFGDAWQRAEALRDKGVDVLVVDTANGQSAGVIDIVRRLKADPSFAGVDVIGGNVATREGAQALIDAGVDAVKVGVGPGSICTTRVVAGVGVPQVTAIYEASLAARAAGVPIIADGGLQYSGDIAKALVAGADTVMLGSLLAGTDESPGEIVFQSGKQFKQYRGMGSLGALQTRGKKTSYSKDRYFQADVPTDDKLIPEGIEGQVPYRGPVSAVAYQLVGGLRQSMFYVGARTIDELKAKGKFVRITPAGLKESHPHDVQIVVEAPNYKR